The Bacillus sp. Bos-x628 genome segment CCAACCGGAGCAGGAGCAGGAACTACCGGAGCCACAGGAGCCACGGGAGCCACGGGAGTCACCGGAGCCACGGGAGTCACCGGAGCAACTGGAGCAACAGGAGCCACGGGAGCAACAGGAGCCACGGGAGCCACAGGAGCCACGGGAGCCACAGGTCCAACAGGTTCAACCGGAGCTACCGGAGCCACAGGTGACACTGGAGCAACTGGAGCAACTGGAGCAACTGGAGTCACCGGAGCAACTGGAGCTACGGGAGCCACAGGAGCCACGGGAGCCACCGGTCCAACAGGTCCAACCGGAGCTACCGGAGCCACAGGTGACACTGGAGTCACCGGAGCAACTGGAGCAACTGGAGCTACCGGAGCCGCTGGAGCCACGGGAGCCACGGGAGCCACAGGTCCAACAGGTCCAACCGGAGCTACGGGAGCCACTGGAGTCACCGGAGCCACAGGTGACACTGGAGCAACTGGAGCAACAGGAGCAACAGGAGCAACAGGAGCCACGGGAGCCACAGGAGCCACGGGAGCCACAGGTGACACTGGAGCCACGGGAGCCACGGGAGCAACAGGTCCAACCGGAGCCACGGGAGTCACCGGAGCCACGGGAGCCACTGGAGTCACCGGAGCTACCGGAGCCACCGGAGCCACGGGAGCCACAGGTCCAACAGGTCCAACCGGAGCTACGGGAGCCACGGGAGTCACCGGAGCCACAGGTGACACTGGAGCCACCGGAGCCACGGGAGCAACAGGTCCAACAGGTCCAACCGGAGCTACCGGAGCCACAGGTGACACTGGAGCCACGGGAGCTACTGGAGCCACTGGAGTCACCGGAGCCACGGGAGCCACAGGTCCGACCGGTCCAACCGGAGCCACTGGAGCCACCGGAGCCGCTGGAGCCACGGGAGCCGCTGGAGCCACGGGAGCCACGGGAGCTACCGGAGCCACGGGAGCTACTGGAGCCACTGGAGCCACAGGTGACACTGGAGCCACGGGAGCCACGGGAGCCACGGGAGCTACCGGAGCCACGGGAGCCACGGGAGCCGCTGGAGCCACGGGAGCCACGGGAGCCGCTGGAGCTACTGGAGTCACCGGAGCCACGGGAGCCACGGGAGCCGCTGGAGCTACTGGAGCCACGGGAGCCACGGGAGCCGCTGGAGCTACTGGAGCCACGGGAGCCACGGGAGCCGCTGGAGCTACTGGAGCCACGGGAGCTACCGGAGCCGCTGGAGCCACGGGAGCCACGGGAGCCGCTGGAGCTACTGGAGCCACGGGAGCCACGGGAGCCGCTGGAGCTACTGGAGCCACGGGAGCCACGGGAGCTACCGGAGCCGCTGGAGCTACTGGAGCCACGGGA includes the following:
- a CDS encoding collagen-like protein encodes the protein MSCDKYKKCPHCKQKLSKSNCCVICKTKVIVGRRGLRGLRGATGATGPTGAGAGTTGATGATGATGVTGATGVTGATGATGATGATGATGATGATGATGPTGSTGATGATGDTGATGATGATGVTGATGATGATGATGATGPTGPTGATGATGDTGVTGATGATGATGAAGATGATGATGPTGPTGATGATGVTGATGDTGATGATGATGATGATGATGATGATGDTGATGATGATGPTGATGVTGATGATGVTGATGATGATGATGPTGPTGATGATGVTGATGDTGATGATGATGPTGPTGATGATGDTGATGATGATGVTGATGATGPTGPTGATGATGAAGATGAAGATGATGATGATGATGATGATGDTGATGATGATGATGATGATGAAGATGATGAAGATGVTGATGATGAAGATGATGATGAAGATGATGATGAAGATGATGATGAAGATGATGAAGATGATGATGAAGATGATGATGATGAAGATGATGATGATGATGAGLAEFAYVYNLSAQTVALEAPVIFDSTGIITPGITHTPGTAQIIVTTPGNYEVTFSASGVEPSQFSLFVNGAPVTNTVYGSGAGTQQNTGQAIIALAAGDTLTLVNHTSAAAVTLQTLAGGTQTNVNASIVIKKLD